Within the Paenibacillus sp. AN1007 genome, the region TCACCCTTCACAAGGTAGAAATGGAGAGACAAAGGCGAGCGCTTCGCTTCTTCAGAATTGATTTCGTCCCCTGCACTACGCTGCACGTTAGCAAGAACGCGAGTCATGAGTTACTTCTAATGCATAAGAACCTGAAAACGAACCCGCAGGATTTTATTTTTTTATATCGTTATAGAAAATATCGGACGAATTTCTGCTTTAAATAATAGTGCTTTTCGCCAAAATATACGGATTGGACGGGTCGCCGATTAACGTCTGTCCGCCAGTCAGCTTCACGTCTTTATCCAAAATGACGTTCTCCAGCACCGTGCCTTCGCCAATATAACATTTCTGCATAATGATTGATCCCTTAATCTTAGCACCCTTCGCTACATGGACACCCCGGAACAGGATGCTGTCCTGTACCTCACCGCCTACGATGCAGCCGTTGGCAAGCAGCGAGTGTTTGACATCGGCCGATTCCAGGTACTTGGCAGGCGCTTCGTATTTAATCTTGGTCTGCACAGGATCTTCTTTGAACAGCTGTTCGTACTGTCCTGCATGGAGCAGGTCCATGCTGTTGCGATAGTAGCTGTCAACGGAATTGATCACCGCGTGATATCCTTCGTAAGCGTACGCTGCGATTTTCAAACCGCCCGGATTTCTCTGAATTGCGTCACGGAAGAAATGACTTTCCCCATGCTCAATGCATCGCTGCACCTGTTTGAGGAACAGTTCTTTTTCCATAATGAAAATCTCTGTATATATATTCGTGTGGTCCGCACATTGGTGAATTTCCACCACATTTCCATCCTCGTCATGGTCCACTTTAATGCAGGTGTCGTGTTCAGGCAGGAGTTGGTCTACCTTTTTGCAAACCAGTGTCACGTCGGCTCCTTTACTTATATGATACCGATAGACATCCTGAAGATC harbors:
- the glgD gene encoding glucose-1-phosphate adenylyltransferase subunit GlgD, coding for MKSLIGVINLDHELEELKELTYFRCGAAVPYAGRYRLIDFVLSNMMNAGIESIGVFVRRKYRSLMDHLGDGKPWDLDRRHGGMFILPPDWNDPTDTSQGDLQHFHNNLDFFHRGAGQYVVHAGSRHVTKADLQDVYRYHISKGADVTLVCKKVDQLLPEHDTCIKVDHDEDGNVVEIHQCADHTNIYTEIFIMEKELFLKQVQRCIEHGESHFFRDAIQRNPGGLKIAAYAYEGYHAVINSVDSYYRNSMDLLHAGQYEQLFKEDPVQTKIKYEAPAKYLESADVKHSLLANGCIVGGEVQDSILFRGVHVAKGAKIKGSIIMQKCYIGEGTVLENVILDKDVKLTGGQTLIGDPSNPYILAKSTII